From one Nitrosococcus halophilus Nc 4 genomic stretch:
- a CDS encoding Gldg family protein, with protein MGNALRIARKEFAGFFSSPTAFIFLGAFLAVTLFIFFWVETFFARNIADVRPLFEWMPLLLIFLVAAITMRMWSEERRAGTLEFLLTTPVKSYQFVLGKFFACLALVAVALLLTLPLSLTVSLVGPLDWGPVFGGYLATLFLAAAYAAIGLFVSARSPNQIISLILTAVVCGFFYLLGSDALTGLFGNRVSEFLKLLGSGSRFDSITRGVIDLRDLYYYLSLVGVFLSLNVFALEWLRWAGNPSNTHHRRWGWVTGLLVANFLAANLWLAPLGWVRADVTQGNIYSISEATRSYLAQLREPMLIRGYFSAQTHPLLAPLVPRLRDLLEEYGVAGEGQVRVEFIDPQAHPELEQEANEKYGIQPVPFQFASKYQASVVNSYFNILIQYGDQYEVLGFQDLIEIKVQSETDLDVELRNPEYDITQAIKKVLYAYQGASELFENIPHPVSFKGYISADEKLPEVLQSLRQDLEVLLDELREESGGKMTVDIRDPDAEGGALAEQIRSEFGFRPMAASLLDANTFWFYMTLEGEGRTIQVPLPENYEKAGLERSIDAALKRFSRGFLKTVALHTPPSTPSLPQFGMAGGGKRFNWLRDTLAEEHNVTAADLKNGQVPSDTDLLLLVAPDTLDEKQLFAVDQFLMRGGTLVLATAPFDIDTQETLAASKHDSGLKDWLAHHGLQLGEQMVLDPQNAAFPIPVDRQVGGFVVQETQLVDYPYFIDIRNDGMSQEGDITAGLNQVTMTWASPITMDEQKNQGRQVTRLLESSDQSWTSDSLNIQPDFRAHPQLGFPIGGEQGRQLLGVMVEGRFDSFFKDKPSPLATVEEEADPDNEETAAGAEESESKNPENEETPEPVITRVIERSPESSRILLFASNSFLTDEMLDLAAAGLGTRYLKPVELVENAIDWSLEEEGLLAIRGRAQFSRTLAPLGRDAQMFWEYLNYGLALFGLLLVWLLRRQVNQQARRRYAAVLGTAK; from the coding sequence ATGGGGAATGCACTGAGAATTGCGCGCAAAGAGTTTGCCGGCTTTTTCTCCTCGCCTACCGCTTTTATCTTTCTCGGCGCCTTTCTGGCGGTCACTCTGTTCATCTTCTTTTGGGTGGAAACCTTTTTCGCCCGTAATATCGCCGATGTGCGGCCCCTGTTCGAATGGATGCCGCTATTGCTGATTTTTCTGGTGGCGGCCATCACCATGCGCATGTGGTCGGAGGAGCGGCGCGCCGGCACTCTGGAGTTTTTGCTCACCACACCGGTCAAAAGCTATCAGTTCGTGCTTGGCAAGTTTTTCGCCTGTCTGGCATTGGTGGCCGTGGCGCTGCTGTTGACTCTGCCCCTGTCACTGACCGTGAGCCTCGTGGGCCCCTTGGACTGGGGGCCGGTGTTTGGAGGGTACCTGGCCACGTTGTTTCTAGCAGCCGCTTATGCCGCCATCGGGTTATTCGTGAGCGCCCGTTCGCCCAATCAGATCATTAGCCTGATTCTGACGGCGGTAGTCTGCGGTTTTTTTTATTTGCTGGGTTCCGATGCCCTGACTGGGCTATTCGGCAACCGGGTTTCGGAGTTTCTTAAACTATTGGGTTCTGGCTCACGCTTTGACTCCATCACCCGTGGCGTGATTGATCTACGGGATCTCTACTATTATTTGAGTCTGGTCGGGGTTTTTCTCTCCCTGAATGTTTTCGCATTGGAATGGCTGCGTTGGGCCGGTAACCCGAGCAATACCCACCATCGGCGCTGGGGGTGGGTGACTGGATTATTAGTTGCCAACTTCCTGGCGGCCAATCTGTGGTTGGCGCCCCTGGGCTGGGTCCGCGCCGATGTCACCCAGGGCAACATCTACTCCATCTCCGAGGCGACCCGAAGCTACCTGGCGCAGCTGCGGGAGCCCATGCTAATTCGCGGCTACTTCAGCGCCCAGACTCATCCGTTGTTGGCGCCGTTGGTGCCCCGCCTGCGTGATTTGCTGGAAGAGTATGGGGTAGCCGGCGAGGGCCAGGTGCGGGTTGAATTCATTGACCCCCAGGCCCATCCGGAGCTGGAACAGGAGGCCAACGAAAAGTATGGTATTCAACCAGTGCCCTTCCAGTTCGCCAGTAAGTATCAGGCTTCGGTGGTCAATTCCTACTTCAATATTCTGATTCAATATGGGGATCAGTACGAGGTCTTAGGTTTCCAGGATCTTATTGAAATCAAGGTCCAGAGCGAGACCGATTTGGATGTGGAGCTGCGTAATCCCGAGTACGATATCACCCAGGCCATCAAGAAGGTGCTTTACGCCTATCAAGGGGCCAGCGAACTGTTCGAGAATATCCCCCATCCGGTGAGTTTCAAGGGGTATATCTCGGCGGATGAGAAGTTGCCAGAAGTGCTCCAGTCGCTCCGTCAGGATTTGGAAGTTTTACTCGATGAGCTGCGTGAGGAGTCGGGCGGCAAGATGACCGTGGATATCCGCGACCCGGATGCCGAAGGGGGCGCATTAGCCGAGCAAATCAGAAGCGAATTCGGTTTTCGCCCCATGGCCGCCAGTCTGCTCGATGCCAATACCTTCTGGTTCTACATGACTCTCGAAGGGGAAGGACGCACCATCCAAGTACCCTTGCCGGAGAACTACGAAAAGGCCGGGCTTGAACGCAGTATTGACGCCGCCCTCAAGCGCTTTTCCCGGGGTTTCCTCAAGACTGTGGCCCTGCACACCCCGCCCTCGACGCCTTCCTTGCCCCAGTTCGGTATGGCGGGCGGGGGTAAGCGCTTTAACTGGCTGCGGGATACCCTGGCGGAAGAGCACAATGTCACCGCTGCGGATCTGAAAAACGGACAGGTGCCTTCCGATACCGACCTGTTGCTGTTGGTTGCCCCCGATACCCTGGACGAGAAGCAGCTATTTGCCGTGGACCAGTTCCTGATGCGTGGCGGCACCCTAGTATTGGCCACTGCGCCCTTCGATATCGACACCCAGGAGACCCTTGCCGCCAGCAAACACGATTCGGGGCTGAAGGATTGGTTGGCCCATCATGGTCTCCAGCTTGGGGAGCAGATGGTGCTCGATCCCCAAAATGCGGCCTTCCCGATTCCGGTGGATCGCCAGGTTGGGGGATTCGTGGTGCAGGAGACCCAGCTGGTGGATTACCCCTATTTTATCGATATCCGCAATGACGGTATGTCCCAGGAGGGGGATATCACTGCCGGCCTCAATCAAGTCACCATGACTTGGGCTTCCCCCATCACTATGGATGAGCAGAAGAACCAGGGGCGTCAGGTCACCCGCCTGCTGGAAAGTTCGGATCAATCCTGGACCTCCGATAGCCTCAACATCCAACCTGACTTCCGCGCCCATCCTCAGCTCGGTTTCCCCATCGGCGGGGAACAGGGCAGGCAACTGTTGGGAGTGATGGTGGAGGGTCGCTTCGACTCCTTCTTCAAGGATAAACCCTCGCCTCTGGCCACGGTAGAGGAAGAGGCTGACCCCGACAATGAGGAGACAGCAGCAGGCGCCGAGGAAAGTGAGTCCAAGAATCCCGAGAACGAGGAGACGCCGGAACCGGTGATTACGCGGGTGATTGAGCGCTCACCCGAGTCATCGCGTATCCTTCTGTTTGCTTCCAACAGCTTCCTCACTGACGAGATGCTGGATTTGGCTGCCGCCGGATTGGGTACCCGCTATCTCAAGCCGGTGGAATTGGTGGAAAATGCCATCGACTGGTCCCTGGAAGAGGAGGGTCTGCTTGCCATCCGTGGCCGAGCCCAGTTTTCACGCACCCTTGCACCCTTAGGTCGGGACGCCCAAATGTTTTGGGAGTACCTCAATTATGGTCTGGCGCTGTTCGGTTTGCTGCTGGTCTGGTTGCTCCGCAGGCAGGTCAACCAACAGGCGCGGCGGCGCTATGCTGCAGTGTTGGGTACGGCCAAATAA
- a CDS encoding DUF4340 domain-containing protein, whose protein sequence is MKMKKWISILGGLLLVQLVLAIAVNLMGEDYGAFEPQEKLLAFDEKGVDGLRIEDGENSLVLKKRDGKWLLPDSGDFPADQEAVERLLDKLATLEKGWPVATTAGAAKRFKVDDEAFERRLALLIKEETQAVLYVGTSPGFRKVHVRPEGEDAVYAVAFNTWEANAKADDWIDKDILRLEGDQVTRVEMPEFTLQRNDEQWQLVSLKAQEETNGEEARALVDKLTGLPIESLLGTEAKPSFRQEAPEFEVKLARKGGDLLSYRFSKPEDEDYYVLKRSDLDHYFKVAPFAVEPIQTTGREKLVQTKTEEAPSETSGGDISAEAEVEAAEVQE, encoded by the coding sequence ATGAAGATGAAGAAGTGGATTTCCATTCTGGGTGGCCTGCTGCTGGTGCAACTGGTTCTAGCGATAGCTGTCAACTTGATGGGCGAGGACTACGGGGCCTTTGAGCCCCAAGAAAAGCTGCTTGCCTTTGATGAGAAGGGGGTAGACGGGCTGCGCATTGAAGATGGCGAGAACAGTCTGGTGTTGAAAAAACGTGACGGCAAATGGCTGTTGCCGGATAGCGGGGACTTTCCAGCCGATCAGGAGGCCGTGGAGCGGCTGCTGGACAAGCTGGCCACACTGGAAAAGGGCTGGCCGGTGGCCACCACCGCGGGGGCGGCCAAGCGTTTCAAGGTGGACGATGAAGCCTTCGAACGCAGGCTGGCTCTGTTGATAAAGGAGGAGACCCAGGCGGTGCTCTATGTGGGTACCTCGCCAGGATTTCGTAAGGTTCATGTCCGGCCTGAGGGGGAGGACGCAGTCTACGCCGTGGCCTTCAATACCTGGGAGGCCAATGCCAAGGCTGACGATTGGATTGACAAGGACATTCTCAGGCTGGAGGGGGACCAGGTCACCCGGGTGGAGATGCCTGAATTCACTTTGCAACGGAATGACGAACAGTGGCAGCTGGTTAGTCTTAAAGCGCAGGAGGAGACCAATGGAGAAGAGGCCCGCGCCTTGGTGGATAAGCTGACCGGCTTGCCCATTGAGTCCCTGCTAGGCACCGAGGCGAAGCCTTCGTTCCGGCAAGAGGCGCCTGAATTTGAGGTTAAATTAGCCCGAAAGGGAGGCGATCTCCTGAGCTATCGTTTTTCCAAGCCCGAGGACGAGGATTATTACGTGTTGAAACGCTCTGATTTGGATCACTACTTCAAGGTTGCTCCATTCGCTGTAGAGCCGATTCAAACGACTGGGCGGGAAAAGCTGGTGCAAACCAAGACGGAGGAAGCGCCGAGCGAAACCTCTGGCGGCGATATCTCTGCTGAGGCGGAGGTAGAAGCGGCAGAGGTGCAAGAATAA
- a CDS encoding RNA-guided endonuclease InsQ/TnpB family protein translates to MKLKANIKTLKVRVKDKHKPVLERMAFEVNQVWNAANEITADYSYHAKIKNRRLDALHKFTTQVVRENAFIVVGNVSSSSLAKTKMAKSVLDAGGFMLKTQLDYKSKAMQAEFVEINEAYTTQACSCCGCISNGSPRGRAGLGIREWSCPECGAHHDRDVNAAMNILAAGHRRLAEGIPLL, encoded by the coding sequence ATGAAACTTAAGGCCAACATAAAAACCCTGAAAGTCAGAGTCAAGGATAAGCATAAGCCAGTCCTTGAGCGCATGGCCTTTGAAGTCAATCAGGTCTGGAATGCGGCTAACGAAATCACGGCGGATTATTCCTATCATGCCAAGATCAAAAATAGGCGTTTAGACGCCCTCCATAAATTCACGACACAAGTGGTTCGTGAGAATGCATTCATCGTCGTGGGCAATGTCAGCAGTTCCAGCCTTGCTAAAACTAAAATGGCTAAATCTGTTTTAGATGCGGGCGGGTTTATGCTGAAAACTCAGCTTGATTATAAATCGAAGGCGATGCAAGCCGAGTTTGTAGAGATCAACGAAGCGTACACTACCCAAGCCTGTTCGTGCTGTGGCTGTATCAGCAACGGTAGTCCGAGAGGTAGGGCGGGTCTTGGAATAAGAGAATGGTCATGCCCTGAGTGTGGGGCGCATCACGATAGAGACGTGAACGCAGCCATGAACATTCTCGCGGCGGGGCATCGCCGTCTTGCGGAAGGAATTCCCCTCCTTTAG
- the groL gene encoding chaperonin GroEL (60 kDa chaperone family; promotes refolding of misfolded polypeptides especially under stressful conditions; forms two stacked rings of heptamers to form a barrel-shaped 14mer; ends can be capped by GroES; misfolded proteins enter the barrel where they are refolded when GroES binds), which produces MPAKELRFGHDALQRMACGASILAQAVKATLGPRGRNVVIQKPFGGPAITKDGVAVAKEVELEDQFENMGAQMVKEVAAKTSEIAGDGTTTATVLAQSLFQEGLKSVAAGMNPMDIKRGIDKAVEAAVEELKHLSISCEDSKAIAQVGTVSANGDEEIGGLIASAMEKVGKEGVITVEEGTGLANELEIVEGMQFDRGYLSPYFINKPEEMNAELEEAFVLLYDKKLSNIRDLLPLLEAVAKSGKPLLVIAEDVEGEALATLVVNAARGIIKAAAVKAPGFGDRRKAMLQDIAILTGGKVISEETGLTLEKASLDELGSARKVIIAKETTTLVGGNGEPEAIQARIKQIRREMDDATSDYDKEKLQERLAKLSGGVAELKVGGATETAMKEKKDRVEDAMHATRAAVEEGVVPGGGVALVRMMQALQAQGLKGANTDQNIGIKIVLRAMEQPLREIVVNAGLEPSIVLNKVKERQGNYGFNAQTSEYGDMIEMGILDPSKVVRVALQNAASIAGLMITTEAMIAEAPKKEMEVRPGVGEMGGY; this is translated from the coding sequence ATGCCAGCCAAGGAACTGAGATTTGGACATGACGCACTCCAGCGTATGGCGTGCGGTGCCAGCATTCTTGCCCAGGCGGTCAAGGCGACACTAGGGCCGAGAGGGCGTAATGTCGTGATCCAAAAGCCATTTGGCGGCCCCGCCATTACCAAGGATGGTGTGGCTGTGGCGAAAGAGGTTGAGCTTGAGGATCAGTTTGAGAATATGGGCGCCCAGATGGTAAAGGAAGTGGCCGCCAAAACCTCGGAAATCGCCGGTGACGGAACAACCACCGCTACTGTACTGGCTCAATCCCTCTTTCAGGAAGGTTTGAAATCGGTAGCGGCGGGCATGAATCCAATGGATATCAAGCGCGGCATTGACAAGGCTGTCGAGGCGGCAGTTGAGGAACTGAAACATCTATCCATCTCCTGTGAAGACAGCAAGGCCATTGCCCAGGTAGGGACGGTATCGGCCAATGGTGACGAGGAGATCGGTGGCTTGATTGCCTCTGCCATGGAAAAGGTGGGTAAGGAAGGGGTCATCACCGTGGAGGAAGGCACCGGGCTGGCAAATGAACTGGAGATTGTCGAGGGCATGCAGTTTGATCGGGGCTATCTGTCGCCTTATTTCATCAACAAGCCTGAAGAGATGAATGCGGAGCTGGAAGAGGCATTTGTTCTGCTCTACGACAAGAAGCTCTCCAATATCCGGGATTTGTTGCCCTTATTGGAAGCTGTCGCCAAGTCGGGGAAACCCTTGCTGGTGATTGCCGAGGACGTGGAGGGCGAGGCGCTAGCCACCCTGGTAGTCAATGCGGCGCGCGGTATTATCAAAGCGGCGGCCGTTAAGGCGCCCGGGTTCGGGGACCGACGCAAGGCCATGCTGCAAGATATTGCCATTCTAACCGGTGGCAAGGTGATTTCCGAAGAGACCGGCCTGACTCTGGAAAAGGCTAGCCTGGATGAATTGGGTTCAGCTCGGAAGGTTATCATCGCCAAGGAGACGACCACATTAGTCGGCGGCAACGGTGAACCTGAGGCAATCCAGGCGCGCATCAAGCAGATTCGCCGGGAGATGGATGACGCTACATCCGACTATGACAAGGAGAAATTGCAAGAGCGCCTGGCTAAATTGTCCGGTGGTGTGGCGGAACTCAAGGTGGGCGGGGCGACGGAAACGGCGATGAAGGAGAAGAAGGACCGGGTCGAGGATGCCATGCATGCGACGCGGGCGGCTGTCGAGGAAGGAGTAGTGCCGGGCGGAGGCGTGGCGTTGGTGCGCATGATGCAAGCCCTTCAGGCCCAGGGCCTAAAGGGCGCAAATACCGACCAAAACATCGGTATCAAGATCGTCCTGCGCGCCATGGAGCAACCATTGCGGGAGATCGTGGTGAATGCAGGGCTGGAGCCGTCGATAGTTCTGAATAAGGTGAAGGAGCGCCAGGGAAACTATGGGTTTAACGCCCAGACCAGCGAGTACGGCGACATGATCGAGATGGGGATTCTGGACCCGAGCAAGGTTGTACGGGTGGCACTACAGAACGCCGCTTCCATTGCGGGATTGATGATCACGACAGAGGCCATGATCGCCGAGGCGCCTAAGAAGGAAATGGAAGTACGGCCGGGCGTGGGAGAGATGGGGGGCTACTGA
- a CDS encoding DegQ family serine endoprotease, which translates to MHKYRINLFLWVAFLALPVHALEGDGGVESLRQTGKAFAAVARQVSPSVVFIQVETTHEGRAPTPFGDEWPFGDEFFRRFFGEPFSPPQEEPRGQRRAISQGSGFVFSSKKGLLSDKTYILTNNHVVEGADKIRVQFQDGREFDAEIVGTDPKSEIAVIEIEVGGLPALQWGDSSKLEVGEWVVALGNPFGLSHTLTVGVVSAKGRTSLGISDYEDFIQTDAAINPGNSGGPLVNLDGKVIGVNTAIFSRSGGYMGVGFAIPSSLAKIIADQLIETGEVIRGYLGIVIQPLTAELAESFGLKQSQGILVAQVSEDSPAAKAGLKQGDVIISYQGKSVKDIGDFRNRVALTPPGSREALTLLRDGKQREVKVTIGELSKTQTLAQGPAQTAEELGLAVQTLTPELARQFDAKAGEGVVVTGVKAGSIAAMAGIRPGNVILQVNRKPVNSAEEFDRAVKESRDDRRVLLLVRSGDMQRYVVLRW; encoded by the coding sequence ATGCATAAATATCGAATAAATCTCTTCCTATGGGTGGCGTTCCTTGCGCTGCCAGTGCACGCACTCGAGGGCGACGGTGGTGTTGAGAGCCTGCGTCAGACGGGCAAGGCATTTGCTGCGGTAGCCCGCCAAGTATCACCGTCGGTGGTCTTTATCCAGGTGGAAACCACCCACGAGGGCCGTGCCCCGACACCCTTCGGCGATGAGTGGCCCTTTGGGGATGAGTTCTTCAGGCGCTTTTTTGGCGAGCCATTTTCACCCCCGCAGGAAGAGCCGAGGGGGCAGCGCCGCGCTATCAGCCAGGGTTCAGGTTTTGTGTTTTCATCGAAAAAGGGTTTGTTGTCGGACAAGACCTACATTCTCACTAACAACCATGTGGTAGAAGGCGCCGATAAGATTCGAGTCCAGTTCCAGGATGGTCGCGAATTCGATGCTGAAATTGTAGGGACCGATCCCAAATCCGAGATTGCGGTGATTGAGATCGAGGTCGGCGGACTGCCCGCCTTGCAGTGGGGTGATTCTTCTAAGCTCGAGGTAGGCGAATGGGTGGTGGCCCTGGGCAATCCCTTTGGGTTGAGCCATACCCTGACGGTCGGTGTGGTCAGCGCTAAAGGTCGCACCAGTTTAGGCATCAGCGACTATGAAGATTTTATTCAAACGGATGCCGCCATCAATCCGGGTAATTCCGGCGGTCCCCTGGTGAATCTGGACGGTAAAGTGATAGGCGTCAACACGGCCATCTTCAGCCGCAGTGGCGGCTATATGGGCGTAGGATTCGCCATTCCCAGCAGTTTGGCCAAAATTATTGCCGACCAACTGATTGAAACTGGCGAAGTGATCCGGGGTTATCTGGGGATCGTGATTCAGCCGCTAACAGCGGAGCTAGCGGAATCCTTTGGCTTGAAACAGTCCCAAGGCATCCTGGTCGCCCAGGTATCCGAGGACTCGCCCGCGGCGAAGGCGGGACTCAAGCAAGGTGACGTCATCATCAGCTACCAGGGAAAGTCGGTCAAAGACATCGGTGATTTCCGCAATCGCGTCGCACTCACCCCACCTGGCAGCCGCGAGGCTCTCACCCTCCTTCGTGATGGCAAGCAACGGGAGGTCAAAGTGACCATTGGCGAACTTAGCAAGACTCAGACGCTCGCCCAAGGTCCTGCCCAGACCGCAGAAGAACTGGGCCTGGCGGTGCAGACCCTGACTCCGGAGCTGGCTAGGCAATTTGATGCCAAAGCCGGTGAAGGCGTGGTGGTCACCGGGGTTAAGGCTGGCTCCATCGCCGCCATGGCAGGCATCAGACCCGGCAATGTAATCCTTCAGGTGAACCGCAAACCGGTCAACAGCGCAGAGGAGTTCGATCGCGCAGTGAAGGAAAGCCGTGACGATAGGCGTGTCTTGCTATTAGTTCGCTCAGGCGATATGCAACGCTACGTCGTTTTGCGCTGGTAA
- a CDS encoding helix-turn-helix transcriptional regulator yields MLNEALRLMRVFHDMKQKELAEKLGISKSHLSEIESGKKVPTLALLNRYSEVFGIPVSSIMFFSENLNSGVKIEKARTFVSSKILALMKFIAERSGHTHAE; encoded by the coding sequence ATGCTAAATGAAGCTCTGAGGTTGATGAGGGTATTCCATGACATGAAGCAGAAAGAACTTGCAGAGAAACTCGGAATATCCAAATCACATCTCTCGGAAATTGAATCGGGAAAAAAAGTGCCGACACTGGCGCTTTTAAATCGATATTCGGAGGTATTTGGAATACCTGTTTCTTCGATTATGTTCTTCTCTGAGAATCTGAACAGTGGTGTAAAAATTGAGAAAGCCAGAACTTTTGTATCCTCCAAAATTTTGGCTCTAATGAAATTCATTGCAGAACGGTCGGGGCATACCCATGCAGAGTAG
- a CDS encoding reverse transcriptase family protein has protein sequence MGITLSELKKLICSKGLYKEWDEVNAKGKKRHIENPHLPLKRVQGRIAKLLSRIAPPPFLFCPVKGRSYISNARQHVNGNVVRSLDIKEYFQATSSQRVYWFFHKRMRCAPDIAWILTALSTFKGRLPTGSPLSPILAYYAHVDMWEAVEAIVHEAGCTLTLYMDDLTISGTNVSNKVMWRIKRQIHRRGLRYHKEKFYSGKESAEVTGIVIRDGLLKMPNRQHQKIHEMRQRLQRETTLQQRERLKQQLQGRLSQARQISSANEKIR, from the coding sequence TTGGGTATTACTCTATCGGAGTTAAAAAAGCTGATCTGTTCCAAAGGTCTATATAAAGAGTGGGATGAAGTTAACGCCAAAGGAAAGAAGCGGCACATCGAGAATCCGCATCTCCCATTAAAACGAGTACAGGGTCGTATCGCTAAACTCCTTAGTCGAATCGCACCTCCTCCTTTCTTGTTTTGCCCGGTCAAGGGACGCTCTTATATCAGTAACGCCCGACAACATGTAAATGGCAATGTGGTACGGAGTCTTGATATCAAAGAGTATTTTCAAGCCACTTCATCTCAGCGCGTATATTGGTTTTTTCACAAAAGAATGAGATGCGCGCCGGATATAGCATGGATTTTGACAGCCCTTTCGACCTTTAAGGGGAGACTACCGACCGGCAGTCCCCTCAGTCCAATCTTGGCATACTATGCACACGTCGATATGTGGGAGGCAGTTGAAGCTATCGTACATGAGGCAGGTTGTACCCTGACCCTTTATATGGATGATTTGACGATATCGGGCACAAATGTGTCTAACAAGGTCATGTGGAGGATTAAAAGGCAAATTCACCGCCGCGGTTTGCGGTATCACAAAGAGAAATTTTACTCCGGTAAAGAAAGTGCTGAGGTCACTGGTATTGTCATCAGGGACGGCCTATTAAAAATGCCTAACCGCCAACATCAAAAAATCCATGAAATGCGGCAGCGGCTTCAGCGAGAAACCACTCTTCAACAACGAGAAAGACTAAAACAACAGCTTCAGGGACGCCTCTCACAAGCCCGACAAATTTCCTCGGCCAATGAAAAAATAAGATAG
- a CDS encoding RRXRR domain-containing protein: protein MRNDFSLILKYRVEPNPQPVEFKVDPGSKTTGLALVSHFPTQGRVVLWAANLTHRGHAIRERLTSRCSLRRGRGGRKTRYRAPRFLIPI, encoded by the coding sequence ATACGTAATGACTTTTCCCTCATATTAAAGTATCGCGTAGAACCCAATCCTCAGCCGGTTGAATTTAAAGTTGACCCAGGCAGCAAAACCACCGGCCTAGCCTTAGTCAGTCATTTCCCAACGCAAGGCCGCGTGGTGTTATGGGCCGCCAATCTTACCCATCGCGGGCACGCCATCCGTGAGCGGCTAACCAGTCGTTGCAGTTTGCGCCGAGGCCGAGGAGGCAGAAAGACTCGCTACCGCGCGCCACGGTTTCTAATACCAATTTAA